In one Mucilaginibacter sp. PAMB04168 genomic region, the following are encoded:
- a CDS encoding glycoside hydrolase family 25 protein, translating into MTPDKLPAPGKRTRTVNPKPTVKAKKPAKPRSNKKAQQGPAIPWKLIAAGALLVLLSPFYYGYVAGFFSSTWQWIRNIGASPHYRTYKSFGIRIPTRYHIHGIDVSYAQGKINWPKVKAMEEDSVHISFAFIKATEGLLTVDPYFKRNWREAAKAGIRCGAYHFFRPKKSGQWQARFFLQNVKLETGDLPAVVDIERLDGVAPAEMRKQLKEFLDHVRAKTHVKPIIYTGLSFYKDYLDGYFDDYRLWIAHYNREELKAGKNTNWWFWQHSETARVNGINHAVDFDAFKGDSLEFERFMVQ; encoded by the coding sequence GTGACGCCCGATAAATTGCCTGCGCCTGGTAAAAGGACAAGAACCGTGAACCCCAAGCCGACTGTTAAAGCTAAAAAGCCGGCTAAGCCCCGGTCTAATAAAAAGGCACAGCAGGGCCCGGCCATCCCCTGGAAACTGATTGCTGCAGGCGCATTGCTTGTTTTGCTTTCGCCGTTTTACTATGGTTATGTAGCTGGTTTTTTCTCATCTACCTGGCAGTGGATACGTAATATAGGGGCCTCGCCGCATTACCGCACCTATAAAAGTTTTGGCATACGCATACCTACACGCTATCATATACATGGCATTGATGTATCTTATGCACAGGGTAAGATTAACTGGCCTAAGGTAAAAGCTATGGAAGAAGATAGCGTACATATCAGCTTTGCATTTATTAAAGCTACAGAGGGCTTGCTAACGGTTGATCCGTACTTTAAGCGTAACTGGCGCGAGGCGGCAAAGGCGGGTATACGCTGCGGCGCTTATCACTTTTTCAGACCTAAAAAAAGCGGGCAGTGGCAGGCGCGCTTTTTTTTGCAAAATGTTAAGCTGGAAACCGGAGACCTACCCGCTGTAGTAGATATTGAACGCTTAGACGGTGTGGCACCTGCTGAGATGCGCAAGCAGCTTAAGGAATTTTTAGACCATGTACGAGCTAAAACGCATGTAAAGCCCATTATATATACCGGCTTGAGTTTTTACAAGGATTACCTGGACGGTTATTTTGACGATTACCGCCTGTGGATTGCCCATTACAACCGTGAGGAACTCAAAGCCGGAAAAAACACCAACTGGTGGTTTTGGCAACATTCAGAGACTGCCCGTGTAAACGGTATTAACCATGCAGTTGATTTTGACGCCTTTAAAGGTGACAGTTTGGAGTTTGAGCGGTTTATGGTGCAGTAA
- the ligD gene encoding DNA ligase D translates to MKSKIADTLDKITQSNTTQEEKIDTKALLKHAPETPIPTGLKPMLATLVDKPFDDADWQYEVKWDGFRTLAFIQQGEVELLSRNNKSFSDKFYPIHHLMQAWKMNVVLDGEILVLNEKGISEFGELQNWRSEADGALVYYVFDLLWYEGKNLMELPLFQRQAILKDILPKGDDRVRIGQVFTAKGTSFYQDAEKLQLEGIMAKRRSSTYTPDLRSQDWLKIKVHQRQEVVIAGYTKNEGTSKLFSSLLLGVYEKGELQFVGKVGTGFTKKVQEELIALFKPYLTKKSAFKVVPDINKPSRFRPDPPKAEAFWLKPELVGEVAFTEITSDGIFRQPSFQGMRSDKKAIEIVREVAQPTAKAVKVTAITASEAFAGALTPPEVRERRTLLNPTNDSQVRPVCGHDIKFGNLSKVYWPEDGVTKRDMLNYYYQIADYILPYLKDRPLSLNRFPNGIHGTSFYQKNVKGKAPEWAQTFPYTTSDGQHKEFLVGNDEDTLLWAATSGCIEMNPWFSRTHSPDNPDYCVIDLDPDKNTFEQVIEAAIEVKKVLDALGVPTFPKTSGSTGLHIYIPLGAKYTYDESQDFARKLVHVVNKQLPDFTSVERIIAHRNGKMYLDFLQNRPGATIAGPYSLRPKIGATVSMPLHWDEVKPGLTMRDFTIFNTVERLKTEGDLFKAVLGEGIDLERTLKKAESLFS, encoded by the coding sequence ATGAAAAGCAAGATAGCTGATACCCTGGATAAGATTACCCAATCAAACACCACCCAGGAGGAAAAGATAGACACAAAAGCGCTGCTAAAGCATGCACCCGAAACGCCTATACCCACCGGGTTAAAGCCTATGCTTGCCACCCTTGTAGATAAACCTTTTGATGACGCTGACTGGCAGTACGAGGTAAAGTGGGACGGTTTCCGTACGCTGGCTTTTATACAGCAAGGTGAGGTGGAACTGCTATCGCGAAACAATAAAAGCTTTAGCGATAAGTTTTACCCCATCCATCACCTGATGCAAGCGTGGAAAATGAACGTAGTGCTCGACGGTGAAATACTGGTGCTGAACGAAAAAGGTATATCCGAATTTGGCGAGTTGCAAAACTGGCGCAGCGAGGCTGATGGCGCTTTGGTTTACTACGTATTTGACCTGCTTTGGTACGAGGGTAAGAACCTGATGGAGCTACCTCTTTTTCAACGCCAGGCGATACTTAAAGACATTTTGCCAAAAGGCGACGACCGCGTGCGTATTGGGCAGGTATTTACAGCCAAAGGCACCTCTTTTTATCAAGATGCTGAAAAACTGCAGTTGGAGGGCATTATGGCCAAGCGAAGAAGCAGCACTTATACGCCTGACTTACGCTCACAAGACTGGCTAAAAATTAAAGTACACCAACGGCAGGAAGTTGTTATAGCTGGCTATACCAAAAATGAAGGCACATCCAAGCTGTTCAGTTCCCTTTTACTAGGAGTTTATGAAAAGGGCGAGCTGCAATTTGTGGGCAAGGTAGGTACCGGTTTTACTAAGAAAGTACAGGAAGAATTGATAGCGTTGTTTAAGCCCTATTTAACAAAGAAAAGCGCTTTCAAAGTAGTTCCGGATATCAATAAGCCTTCGCGTTTCAGACCCGATCCGCCCAAAGCAGAGGCTTTCTGGTTAAAGCCCGAATTGGTGGGTGAGGTTGCTTTTACTGAGATTACCAGCGATGGCATTTTCAGGCAGCCATCTTTTCAGGGGATGCGATCGGACAAGAAAGCGATTGAAATTGTGCGTGAGGTGGCCCAACCTACCGCCAAGGCAGTTAAAGTAACGGCCATTACCGCAAGTGAGGCTTTTGCCGGTGCGCTTACCCCGCCCGAGGTTAGAGAAAGAAGAACACTGCTCAACCCTACTAATGATAGCCAGGTACGGCCGGTTTGCGGTCATGATATTAAGTTTGGTAACCTAAGCAAAGTTTACTGGCCCGAAGATGGCGTTACCAAAAGAGATATGCTCAACTATTATTACCAGATAGCCGATTATATACTTCCTTACCTAAAAGATAGGCCTTTATCGCTTAACCGTTTCCCTAATGGCATACACGGCACCAGTTTTTACCAAAAAAACGTTAAAGGAAAAGCGCCCGAGTGGGCACAGACTTTTCCGTACACCACCAGCGATGGCCAGCATAAAGAGTTTTTGGTGGGAAATGATGAAGACACGCTACTATGGGCTGCCACCTCTGGCTGTATCGAGATGAACCCCTGGTTCAGCAGAACACATTCGCCCGATAATCCCGATTATTGCGTGATTGACCTTGACCCTGATAAGAACACCTTTGAGCAGGTAATAGAAGCGGCTATTGAAGTAAAAAAAGTGCTTGACGCGCTTGGCGTACCCACCTTTCCAAAAACCTCCGGCTCTACTGGCCTGCATATTTATATACCCCTGGGCGCTAAGTATACTTATGACGAATCGCAGGACTTTGCTCGCAAACTGGTACATGTAGTGAATAAACAACTGCCCGACTTTACCAGCGTGGAGCGCATCATTGCGCACCGCAACGGCAAAATGTACCTTGATTTCTTACAAAACAGGCCCGGAGCTACCATAGCCGGACCATATTCCTTAAGGCCTAAAATTGGTGCTACGGTATCTATGCCGCTTCATTGGGACGAGGTTAAACCAGGCCTTACCATGCGCGATTTTACCATATTTAACACTGTAGAACGCTTAAAAACTGAAGGCGATTTGTTTAAAGCTGTTTTAGGTGAAGGTATTGACTTAGAGAGAACCCTGAAAAAAGCAGAATCCCTATTCTCTTAA
- a CDS encoding YitT family protein gives MKGLNLPHWLTDSLYTVAGILFCGFALKGFLVPNKFFDGGVTGISLLLHELYHFNIAYVIVLVNLPFIVMGAFQVNRNFALKTLVAVIGLGLCLQFIPYPQITSDKLLVSIFGGVFMGIGVGLAMRGGCALDGIEVLALYTGKRISFTISEIILGINIVIFLIAALELGLPTALYSILTYYTASRTINFVIEGLEEYTGVTIISSQSEMVKQRLVMELGRGITVYKGERGFLKESFDISQPVDIVFTVVTRLEVRRLRNMVHEIDDKAFVFTSTIKEAAGGVLKRRARH, from the coding sequence ATGAAAGGTTTGAATTTACCGCATTGGCTTACAGACTCTCTTTATACTGTAGCCGGTATTTTATTTTGCGGATTTGCATTAAAAGGCTTTTTGGTTCCTAATAAATTTTTTGATGGTGGCGTAACCGGCATATCTCTTCTGCTGCACGAGCTGTACCATTTCAATATTGCCTATGTGATTGTGCTGGTAAACCTGCCCTTTATAGTGATGGGCGCTTTTCAAGTAAATCGCAATTTTGCCCTTAAAACTCTTGTTGCGGTTATTGGCTTGGGGTTATGTCTGCAGTTTATTCCTTATCCGCAAATTACGTCCGATAAATTGCTGGTTTCTATTTTCGGCGGCGTATTTATGGGTATAGGCGTAGGTTTGGCCATGCGTGGGGGTTGCGCACTTGATGGTATCGAAGTGTTGGCCTTGTATACAGGTAAGCGCATCAGCTTTACCATCAGCGAAATTATCCTGGGTATAAACATTGTCATTTTCCTTATAGCGGCGTTAGAACTGGGATTGCCTACTGCTTTGTATTCTATACTTACGTATTATACAGCATCGCGCACTATTAACTTTGTGATTGAAGGTTTGGAAGAATACACTGGTGTTACCATTATATCGAGCCAGAGCGAAATGGTTAAACAGCGGCTGGTGATGGAGTTAGGGCGCGGTATTACCGTTTATAAAGGCGAACGGGGCTTTTTGAAAGAAAGCTTTGATATTAGCCAGCCTGTAGATATTGTATTTACGGTAGTAACCCGCCTGGAGGTAAGACGCCTCCGCAATATGGTGCATGAGATAGACGACAAAGCCTTTGTATTTACCAGTACCATTAAAGAAGCAGCGGGCGGCGTTTTAAAGCGCCGAGCCAGGCACTAG
- a CDS encoding HD domain-containing protein, with product MQFEPAGTYILQKLQRELPHHFYYHSVEHTQDVYHAAAEIGAQEGLTEYEMKLLLTAAWYHDAGFLEGPNQHEETSCRIALTVLPGFNYTGQEIDRICGMIRATRIPQLPQNKLEMILADADLDYLGRNDFFAIGEKLFAELCTLGVISTRNEWNKLQIRFLGNHHYFTNTAINTRQAQKDRHLMALKLNNK from the coding sequence ATGCAGTTTGAGCCCGCCGGCACCTATATTCTTCAAAAGCTACAGCGCGAGTTGCCCCATCACTTCTATTATCATAGCGTTGAGCACACGCAAGATGTATATCATGCAGCCGCTGAGATTGGTGCACAGGAAGGCTTAACGGAATACGAGATGAAACTGCTGCTTACAGCGGCATGGTACCATGATGCCGGCTTTTTAGAAGGCCCCAATCAGCATGAAGAAACCTCCTGCAGAATAGCACTGACCGTATTACCAGGCTTTAATTATACGGGCCAGGAGATTGACCGTATTTGTGGCATGATTAGGGCTACCCGCATTCCGCAATTGCCGCAAAACAAGTTGGAGATGATATTGGCCGATGCCGATCTGGATTATTTAGGCCGCAACGATTTCTTTGCCATAGGGGAGAAGCTTTTTGCGGAGTTATGCACATTAGGTGTAATAAGTACCCGCAATGAATGGAATAAACTGCAGATACGCTTTTTAGGAAATCATCATTATTTTACAAATACTGCAATTAATACCCGCCAGGCTCAAAAAGACAGGCATTTAATGGCACTTAAGTTAAATAATAAGTAA
- a CDS encoding ATP-binding protein has translation MQIFPLLAAFLFLRHVKRGLKTTDVFLKWTALLTTTGWIIVAVFFATKNLLDDWINNIISGLILLGLVWYAQNEEDFKSFRAFAYSHVPLGALSIIYGLAELIAPDYSWHKYLQLAILGAFCWIFGRAATFRKQQKEVEAVTGKNTQLEMLVAERTAELTRQKNELQQTVDTLKTTQQQLIQAEKLASLGELTAGIAHEIQNPLNFVNNFSEVTIELMDELEEEITKGDSEEITAIVSDIKQNLGKITHHGHRADSIVKGMLQHSRASNGQKEPTDINALADEYLRLAYHGLRAKDKSFNAEMITQYQEALPKISAVPQDVGRVLLNLYTNAFYAIKQKAAQQGPNFKPTVQVTTSLIGNRIYVSVKDNGTGIPEAVKGKIMQPFFTTKPTGEGTGLGLSLSYDIIVKGHGGKIDIDTQEGEYTEFIITLPVQA, from the coding sequence ATGCAGATTTTCCCCCTTCTGGCAGCTTTCCTTTTTCTGCGGCATGTAAAACGAGGGTTAAAAACCACAGATGTATTCCTTAAATGGACCGCTCTACTAACCACAACAGGATGGATTATAGTTGCTGTGTTTTTCGCCACAAAAAATTTGCTGGATGATTGGATAAATAACATCATAAGCGGTTTAATATTGCTTGGTTTGGTTTGGTATGCGCAAAATGAAGAGGATTTTAAATCATTCAGAGCGTTTGCTTACTCACATGTTCCGCTTGGTGCACTATCTATAATATATGGGTTAGCCGAACTAATAGCGCCAGATTACAGCTGGCACAAATACTTGCAATTAGCCATATTAGGCGCGTTTTGTTGGATTTTTGGCCGGGCAGCCACCTTCAGAAAACAACAGAAAGAAGTGGAAGCCGTTACTGGTAAAAACACGCAGTTGGAAATGCTGGTGGCCGAACGCACGGCCGAGCTTACGCGGCAAAAGAATGAGCTTCAGCAAACAGTTGATACGCTAAAAACCACCCAACAGCAATTAATTCAGGCCGAAAAGCTGGCCTCATTAGGTGAGCTTACAGCCGGTATAGCGCATGAGATACAAAACCCCTTAAACTTTGTAAACAATTTCTCTGAAGTTACCATCGAATTAATGGATGAACTGGAGGAAGAAATTACTAAAGGTGATAGCGAGGAGATTACAGCTATCGTTTCAGACATTAAGCAAAACCTGGGGAAAATAACCCACCACGGACACCGGGCCGATAGCATTGTGAAAGGCATGCTGCAGCACAGCCGGGCCAGCAACGGCCAAAAAGAACCTACCGATATTAATGCACTGGCCGATGAGTACCTGCGCCTGGCTTACCATGGGCTTAGAGCCAAAGATAAAAGCTTTAATGCCGAGATGATTACGCAGTACCAGGAGGCACTACCCAAAATAAGTGCAGTGCCGCAGGATGTTGGCCGTGTGCTGCTTAATTTGTACACCAACGCCTTTTATGCCATAAAGCAAAAAGCCGCACAACAAGGCCCTAACTTTAAGCCAACGGTGCAGGTAACAACATCGCTCATAGGTAACCGCATCTACGTATCGGTTAAGGATAACGGCACCGGTATACCCGAAGCTGTGAAAGGCAAAATTATGCAACCTTTTTTTACCACAAAGCCAACCGGCGAGGGTACCGGGCTGGGCTTATCCCTCAGCTATGACATTATAGTAAAAGGCCACGGCGGAAAGATTGACATTGATACGCAGGAAGGTGAATACACCGAATTTATAATTACCCTGCCTGTACAGGCATAA
- a CDS encoding response regulator has product MKILVVDDEADVQPLFLQRFRKEIRSGELEFDFALSGEQALTYLHNKHSEVVLILSDINMPGMSGIELLGHIRHDFANPPPPPVVMMVTAYGDEENHRQAMQNGANDFLTKPLDFSLLKEKLKNFTA; this is encoded by the coding sequence ATGAAAATTTTAGTTGTAGATGATGAGGCCGACGTACAGCCACTTTTTTTACAGCGTTTTCGCAAAGAAATTCGTAGTGGAGAGCTGGAGTTCGATTTTGCCCTGTCTGGGGAGCAGGCGCTTACTTACCTGCATAACAAACACTCCGAAGTTGTACTTATCCTTTCGGACATTAATATGCCGGGCATGAGCGGCATTGAGCTACTTGGCCACATTAGACATGATTTTGCTAACCCGCCACCACCGCCGGTGGTAATGATGGTTACGGCTTATGGTGATGAGGAAAACCACCGCCAGGCCATGCAAAATGGCGCCAACGATTTTTTGACAAAGCCTCTCGATTTTAGTTTATTAAAAGAAAAACTTAAAAACTTTACTGCATAA
- a CDS encoding adenylate/guanylate cyclase domain-containing protein, with product MAKILVVDDEEDLEVLVKQKFRRKIREHVYEFVFARNGQEALEKVAAHPDLDIILSDINMPIMDGLTLLSKLPEANPMIKAVVVSAYGDMQNIRTAMNRGAYDFVCKPVDFEDLELTMQKTIDHVKQLQDTLKAIKENNILKMYVDENVLNFMTHKEFESSLLKNELLEATVMFVDVCGFTAITEQVPANQVVELLNSLFDKIVKEIIAQGGHVDKFMGDAVMAVFRGDYHLDRAIDAALSIKHALNDVQDITAGDKTYKPQISVGINSGEMISGNIGSASLKRLDYTVIGDAVNLAQRIQSAAKANQIVITEETYQKAKTSFSCEAIGEVHLKNKAKPVMLYEVHE from the coding sequence ATGGCCAAAATACTGGTAGTGGATGATGAAGAAGACCTGGAAGTGCTGGTAAAACAAAAGTTTAGGCGCAAGATAAGAGAGCATGTATATGAGTTTGTATTTGCCCGCAATGGCCAGGAAGCGCTTGAAAAGGTAGCGGCACACCCCGATCTGGACATTATCCTGTCAGACATCAATATGCCCATTATGGACGGGTTGACCCTGTTGAGCAAATTACCCGAGGCCAACCCGATGATAAAAGCAGTAGTAGTATCGGCCTATGGCGATATGCAGAATATTCGTACCGCCATGAACCGCGGCGCTTATGATTTTGTATGCAAGCCAGTTGATTTTGAGGATCTTGAACTCACCATGCAAAAGACGATAGATCATGTAAAGCAGCTTCAGGATACCCTTAAAGCCATAAAAGAGAACAACATCCTGAAAATGTATGTGGATGAGAACGTACTCAATTTTATGACGCACAAGGAGTTTGAAAGCAGCTTATTAAAAAATGAACTGCTGGAAGCTACGGTGATGTTTGTAGATGTATGCGGCTTTACTGCCATTACCGAGCAGGTGCCGGCCAACCAGGTGGTTGAGCTACTGAACAGCCTTTTTGATAAGATAGTAAAAGAAATTATAGCCCAGGGCGGCCACGTAGATAAATTTATGGGTGATGCGGTAATGGCGGTATTTAGGGGCGATTACCACCTGGACCGCGCCATTGATGCCGCGCTGTCGATAAAACATGCGCTGAACGATGTACAAGACATTACTGCTGGCGACAAGACTTACAAACCACAAATTTCGGTAGGAATAAATTCTGGCGAAATGATTTCTGGCAACATTGGTTCAGCCTCCCTTAAACGGCTTGACTATACGGTAATTGGCGATGCGGTTAACCTGGCTCAGCGCATTCAATCGGCAGCCAAAGCCAACCAAATTGTTATTACCGAAGAAACTTATCAGAAAGCAAAAACCTCTTTTAGTTGCGAAGCTATTGGCGAAGTGCATTTAAAAAACAAGGCCAAACCGGTAATGCTTTACGAGGTACATGAATAA
- a CDS encoding prolyl oligopeptidase family serine peptidase, translated as MKKKLHYASYLLVMLLIFSGCKKDRNEDEPEKTDSNKEFFVSSATSGSFTKVQLQALAALQGFGSFLPLIQYDVDFYKITYQTTYKGSKINASGLLCIPKGMTTTPALLSAQHGTMFRDADAPSNFPNTFTGFELFASAGFITVIPDFIGYGVSKDIIHPYYDMQTSGLAVTDMLKAAKYYLKDKNIAVNNKLFLIGYSEGGYVTMAAQKEIETHTSHNLTLTAAAEGAGGYDVSGMLAKVATVPTYPDPSFFALFMMGYNSIYNYNHPLTDFFTQPYATNIPGLLDGSKTSDQINAALPAAPSALFNPTFYSSLSNPLAETNFKAQVAANSFPNWYPVSPTRLYHGTADQNVYYETSQSTFNRFKAAGSAQITLTSIPGGTHETSVTPMMLDALPWFKSLAQ; from the coding sequence ATGAAAAAAAAATTACATTATGCCAGCTACCTGCTGGTTATGCTGCTGATTTTCAGCGGTTGTAAAAAAGACCGTAACGAAGATGAACCCGAAAAAACAGATTCTAATAAGGAGTTCTTTGTGTCGTCTGCAACTTCGGGTAGTTTTACAAAAGTACAATTGCAAGCTTTAGCTGCATTGCAAGGTTTTGGATCTTTTTTGCCGCTTATACAGTATGATGTAGACTTTTATAAAATTACTTACCAAACAACATACAAAGGCAGTAAGATTAATGCTTCCGGCTTGTTGTGTATTCCCAAAGGCATGACCACAACTCCCGCGTTGCTCAGCGCGCAGCATGGTACTATGTTCAGAGATGCTGATGCGCCGTCGAACTTTCCAAACACGTTTACCGGTTTTGAACTATTTGCATCAGCTGGTTTCATTACGGTTATCCCCGATTTTATTGGCTATGGCGTATCAAAAGATATTATTCATCCTTACTATGACATGCAAACTTCAGGTTTGGCTGTAACCGATATGCTGAAGGCTGCCAAGTATTACCTGAAGGATAAGAACATTGCAGTTAATAATAAGCTGTTTCTGATCGGGTATTCGGAAGGCGGGTATGTAACTATGGCGGCTCAAAAAGAAATTGAAACCCATACCAGTCATAACTTAACCTTAACAGCCGCTGCTGAAGGTGCTGGTGGCTATGATGTTTCGGGCATGTTAGCTAAGGTGGCCACGGTTCCTACCTACCCTGATCCGTCTTTTTTTGCGTTATTTATGATGGGTTATAATTCTATTTATAATTATAACCATCCTTTAACCGACTTTTTTACCCAGCCCTATGCCACTAATATACCAGGCTTATTGGATGGCAGCAAAACCAGCGACCAGATTAACGCTGCCCTGCCTGCTGCCCCTTCTGCGCTTTTTAACCCCACTTTTTACAGTAGTTTAAGTAACCCGTTGGCCGAAACTAATTTCAAAGCTCAAGTAGCGGCCAATAGCTTTCCTAATTGGTATCCGGTTAGCCCAACCAGGTTATACCATGGCACGGCAGATCAAAATGTTTATTATGAAACCAGCCAATCTACATTTAACAGGTTTAAGGCGGCCGGTTCGGCGCAAATAACGTTAACTTCAATTCCGGGAGGCACACACGAAACCAGTGTAACGCCCATGATGCTGGATGCCTTACCCTGGTTTAAATCATTAGCGCAATAA
- a CDS encoding 4-fold beta flower protein, giving the protein MKGKLFVAMLTVLISASSFGLWGRNETALFDKEGEAKAFISEDSTIYLWDGAPVAYLSDAYNAWHIYGFNGDHLGWYANGIIYNNDGDIVGAQKGAANLITLSEIGKGMKSMKPFPSLKKIAPGKPIFSSSWSKTPLEGFLKAGKD; this is encoded by the coding sequence ATGAAAGGAAAGCTTTTTGTTGCTATGTTGACTGTGCTTATAAGTGCATCATCGTTCGGACTGTGGGGTAGAAACGAGACTGCTCTTTTCGATAAAGAAGGTGAAGCTAAAGCATTTATTAGTGAAGATTCGACAATATACTTATGGGACGGCGCGCCGGTTGCCTATTTAAGTGATGCATATAATGCCTGGCATATTTACGGGTTCAATGGCGATCATTTGGGTTGGTATGCAAACGGCATTATATATAATAATGACGGGGACATTGTTGGTGCTCAAAAAGGCGCTGCCAACTTGATTACCTTAAGTGAAATAGGAAAGGGAATGAAAAGTATGAAGCCATTTCCAAGTCTCAAGAAGATAGCTCCTGGAAAACCCATATTTTCAAGTAGTTGGAGCAAAACACCATTAGAGGGGTTTTTAAAAGCAGGTAAAGATTAA